Within the Octopus sinensis linkage group LG17, ASM634580v1, whole genome shotgun sequence genome, the region aaaaccgagcagtgattaatttgagggtggcagcgatgccaggatgtgataaggagtgcagtgcttcaaacctgagcgttgatgggtctcaggcaccagtggcctgggagatccagttgaagtgtcacaaagaatggtgccttcggctgacggaagcggaaggtaggaaaactggcaacaggagaacttgggagaagttaaatctaacgacgccaaaggtggctgctcctgcgatatggcagctaagtcgatagcagcaggagacgaaagggcgcaaactggaaggcgagagagagcgtcagcaggaacgttctcttttccaggtatgtgtcgaatgttgctagtaaattgagagataaaatccaggtgccgaaaagcacggggtgagagtttgtccgtttttgaaaacagggcaaacgtaaggggcttgtgatccgtatagatcacaaaatctcgcccttcaagttgatgccggaaatgacgaaccgatagatagatcgctaggagctcacgatcaaaggtgctgtatcgtcgttcactggttgcagttgacgggaaaagaaggctagaggtcgaacatggtcatccactgtgtgttgtaacacagcgccaatcgcagtgtccgatgcgtccacagtcaaagagagaaaagcaccaggaactggatgtgcaagcaaagaaacagaagccagctccttcttaatggactcaaaggctgtcactgcctcaacagagagggtgacttgactgtcctttctaggagagtcctttaacagcctggtgagaggtagcagcttatctgcacaaccgggaatgaagcgtcggtagaaattgaccatccctagataatgcctgagctggcgcaaggaagtggggggtgcgatgcgttgaatggcatcgacttttgacgagaggggctgattccagtcgaatcaatatgatgccctagaaaatctagggaagagcgtccgaaaacacacttgtcggggtttatgcgtatgctatacgcgcgaagacgctggaagagttgagaaaggtgccggagatgattttctcgtgtgtcgctcgcaatgagtatgtcatcgacataggcaaacacaaaatcaagaccgcggacaacctcatcaatgaaacgctggaaagtgctagtagcattccgcaaaccgaaactcatgtacaaaaactcaaaacacccaaacggggtagtgattgcagtttttggaacgtcggctgggttgaccggtatttggtggtaagcgcgtatcagatcgaccttcgaaaaaatggtacaaccatggagatttgctgtaaagtcccggagatttctaatcggatagcgatcggctattgtgacggcattgaggcgtcgatagtctccaaccgggcgaaaatcagactcgccctttcgcgccaaatgaaggggagatgcccatgggctggtggaggggcgtataatgccaagttgaagcatgtgctcaaactcggctctggccgttttaagtcggtctggcgctaggcgccgggggcgtgagaatacaggtggcccattggtggtgatgaaatggagggtcgagtgggtaggattttccggtttaaaggcaatgtccactagctccggaaatgaaaccaaaagagagtgaaatgggtctccagaggtggcaacaaagaatgtcgggctaaggaccgcagtggtggaactcccagtcggtgtagagagcgacgtcgtgctatcaagaagcctccgacgcctgacatccaccaataggttaaacctattcaggaaatcagcgccgagaataggatgtgggatgtcagcgatgacgaaaacccatcgaaagtctcggcgaaggttgaggttgaggcgcagcgaaatctgaccgtaagtggttatgggagacgagtcaatagcatgcaagacaatcgaagagcgcttcggcttgtctgcagccagacgaaggggccagatgctgcaacaggaaccggtgtctaccatgaagaatgtcttcgacaccagatcttttacatagaatgcacgatgtttgggaaacgagatggaagaaggtgacgtgctcacctcctccggatttagttttccgagggcttgaaagtgcacggctgggtacaccgatCTGCCCTTTTGGTAGAGCGACTACGACTGCGTTGTCGGCGCTCGATCGCACGGATAGATCGTCGATTCGCCGCGTGAGCGCATCAATCCGCTCGGCTAGTGAAATTTGCGCAGGGCCCCCTATACATGCACAGAGGCCTCGCGATGGAGATGGATTCGGAAATTCCAGTATTCCATCGGCCATCGTGGCAATCTGATATTGCTCTCCCCCGAACGTGTGTTGCGGCGGAGGATTTCTGCTTTCACAGACGCGTATGTGGCATCCGGGTGGGGACTTATTATTAGATCCCTGATCGATGCGGCGAGTCGGGGATGTAAGCCGGAATATAGCAGGTGCAACTGCTGCTGTGGAGAAATGGCATGTGCAACAAAATACCACTCCACTTGGGCAAACCACAGGCCCATCCCCCCCCCGTAAATGAAggcaaacctgaagccatgcctttgtcggaaggaatctgtgagaaggggggtaacgtgaaaggatctatcctgttcttttttcaactaggggtcaccaattgtaacgtgaaaggatctatcatcgaagcactggcagggtgtcgagatcctttctagtcacatacaaaaattcttgtagaaaacaacagacgaaactcaggttaaaggtgaacagacaacttggtttattgattcatggttgtacgttgtctgatgggggaatagacagcctctgattactgctggtgttggtcgttgaggttggttgaagttggttgaagttggtgtgtggctgtcagagccaggaaaaccgtgaccgatcgcagtgctgtcttgagccgaagagagagatttgaggttcgcgggctcgagagatgttttcccgcacatgcgcatggggaagacttccggtgccacccgaagtagtcccattctgcgcatgcgcgccgaaccctacactgtagcatcactacacatatataccggtgtttccttctttctttgtcttttgttgttgttttagtagaGCTGTGTCAAGATTTTcttgattgtggtggtagtggtaagtggttgttttgttaatgttgttgtaacATTTGTAGGTTACGGAAGTATTTCAATCATAATGTCCGGGCTGGGTGTTAAGTGAGAAGATTGACACATCCGAAAGAAATTGACTTTGCATCCTTTCATATTTCGCCAACCATCCAAAATGCCCCGTGGTCGATTGTTGTCGGTTCGCAGATGGTCAACATCACATTGACCATCAATTATCCACATCGAACGAAAACGTGCAAATGGAAATGTAGAGAGAGATCGTTTGTATATAAGTGGTGTGACTAATATTTCAGTCACACTACGTTTACTCAAAATATTAATGATGGCCGCTCCACCATCGTAATAGTTCACTTTCAATCGAACTCTGTCTTTAATTACCTCCATAATTTGAATTCTTGTGATTTCAGACACAGGACGGTAATCGCTTAAGTTACTTTGTCCAATGATTACAGAAGACCCGAACGGAATCCAATCGACTTCTTCTGGGGGAAGTGGTAAAGTGCGCGAGTTACCATCTTGATATAAGACGAAAATTTGGTGGAAGTTAGCCGTCGTCGGGACACGTCTATAGATGACAACAAAATCTATGTtgggaaaatatttgtttttatagttgATAAGGATTGTCTTAGGTCGGCGCCACCAAAAATCTACATTGACTCCTTTTATGATGATGTCATCGTCTTTATAAATGTAGCTTTGTTTCTCTCCGCGTTCATTTCTTCTTGAAAGctgaatatatttaatgttaattGTTTGGTCAGAAGCGCTTGCTATTCTACAACTGATGGCATTCCACTGGTGTTCAGACCATGTGTAATCTGGTATCCCCCATGTCTGGTTCCGATGACCTGGTGTTATTAAATAACTAATGCTCGGAGAAAGGTGTCCACCTCTTATAGTATAGGAACAGCCAACTGAGAAATGTCCTTCAACATTTGTAAAATGCATATCCAGAACTGATCCCACATCAGAATCAATTAAACCTTCAGCTTTTCCTTTCAGATTAAATTCAATTTTGAAAACgaaaggaatttttttctttattctaaatttaaatgACATCAGAGTCGATCGAAGTGAAgaatctgttttttctttttcgcttAGCCTCCACAACAACGACGGACTTAAATTTTCGCAGTTTTTAAATTCTGCATGTTTTAGATTTAGTGAAGTGTTGTACTTCGGGTAGGAAGCCACAATTCGATATTTGAGAATATTTGGGTGAAAAAGTGCAATATCGATATTATCTTGCTCAGCACACAAAGTTGGAAAACTTCGTTGAACCAATTCCATATTACTCCTTGCAGAGCACTGAAGTTTTTCTTTCGTAGAATCGAAATTCGCCAGGCATTGTAAATAACACGCCAAAATAGATTCTCCAACAGTAGTATCGTTTGTCTCAATATTCACAGAGTCAATTTCAATGCCATATTTATCGGAATTATGTACGAATAACTCAAGATGATGTACCCCTGTTTCAAGCACCATACTTTCAGTAATTCTGTCTGAGATGTAGAAATTGTTCCACAACACACCATATTTAGAATTCGTCTTTGAGGTAAAATTTCCTATAGGTATACCATCCAATGTTGCTATAATGTTATCAGAAAATCCGTCATTGGAATAACAGATGCTGGCTATTGAATAAAACGCAGTTCGTCTTACACAAAGCGATAAGTTCAGTGTGTCTCCTTCGTTTAACAGGACAGTCTTCTTATCAGTTGCTCCGGCTCTGTGCATTATTTTGTGGTGCTTGTCGGCCCATTTTGATACAACCAGAGGCACCAAATGTTGTGCCAGAGTTATATAAGCAAACAGAACCAGCAATATCAACCTCACGACCATCTTCCAGACCATtttatggaagagagagagaagaaaagaggtgGAAAAGAGCAATCAGTAAATGACAAAGAGAACAgttatctctaaaagaaacaggAATATTTTAGCACCTTTCATTTTTACGTCTACATTAATTGTTGCACAGCTACAGCAAGCTTTTTGCCAGAGAACAAAAATAAGCTTTAGCTAAAGTACTAAAACGACTCTAGTCATTGTACTTTACTGGAGTAGATTTGAGCAATTCCTTAGCCCGGTGCAATAGACTGGCCTTGTTTGTGATTATACAGTAATGAAGTGTTCTTGTTACTTTCATTGAAGTGGAACCATTTGATTGATGCTTTCTAACCGTTGACATTTAACTCATTGATTAACTTAACTCGTTAGGAAACTTCGTTGAACTAATTCCATGTTATCTGTGAAAGAACAATGGTAAGTGTCCCTCTTCCCATTCTTTTTCAAATGCCTTATTCTATGATGTCACGTGCCctgcaacaaatttttttttattgtatcttgTCATGTAATCAATAGAATTTTATAGCAAATCCTTCGTTTCAAACATACGTGGATTTATGGTCTCTGTTCGACGCGTTCGGTCATCTAGTGCGAAAACGAAAATCCGATGAGCGCGCGCTTCACTTCTTTACTGTAGACACAACAGCCAGGAACTGACGCGGCTTACCGGCGCGAAAATCTTCACGCATGCGGAGGAAGGGTGGCGTCACCTCTCACGCAAACGATTTTGCCCACTTCACATTAGTTCTGGTGGGGCAAAAATAGAGTGGTATACTTTTTCAACGCAccttgtgtttgtatacatacatacatacatacatacatacatacatacatacatacatacatacatacatacatacatacgtgcatacatacgtgcatacgtacataaatacatacatacgtgcatacatacatactatacatacatacatgcatacatacatacatacatacgtacatacatacatacgtgcatacatacgtgcatacgtacataaatacatacatacgtgcatacatacatactatacatacatgcatacatacatgcgtgcgtacgtacatacatacatacacacatacatacatgcatacatgcatacatacatacatacatacatacatacatacatacatacatacatacatacatacatacatacatacgtgcatacatacatactatacatacatatatgagaggtattggtatccagaagacccaagatggCAGGTAAGGCTTAAGTGCTACAGGTGTCCGTAGTTAGACTCTCGGTCCGATAATAATACGAGTGAGGAGTTTAATGCGGGTCTTGTTTGAGCAGCTTtatgttaaatgaaatgaaacaataaaGCCAAAGCTGTGTGGAGTTTTtaagacatttataaagaaaaagttagtcttacagctgtttctgggatatcagggatatcccttcatcagagacgacgTGAGAGAGCTAACAAGAGGTAGATAGTTCaaaataaggagttattttgtaAAAGGACAGATATAGGAAGTATagaaggaaataagagaataaaaataaaagtaaaaatataataggatgttacagttgtatataagtgtatgtgtgtgtatgaacgcgtGTATGCAGATATGCGTATGGGTATAGGTACATAAGTATGCGGGACCATATAatagtacatatacacatttatatgtatatgtgtgcgcatgtgtgtatttctatatgcaCATCTTTCGTTCTGTCTCTGATTCATTAGCCCCCACTATCACTTTAACTAGTACAATAAATACCTACGACCACTTTTAGAAATTTGACCATATCTTATTATTCATCCTTTCACTTTTGAGGTTTTCTACTCACTTTATTAAACCTCCATAGTTTTCCTTTACCTATCTCCCCACCTTAGAGCCTTTCAAATATATCACCCCATCTCCCACTTCTCACACATATTCCTACCTTACATTCTTATCCCTTCCTTCTATCCCTCTCCCTATTCCTTTTATCCTGATAGCTCTCCTCTGCCACCTACTCACAATATCTTGACCACCATCTAGCActccttttttcatttcttcttccacttcctttcttctttccttccctaTTCCTTTTGACTAATACCATTCTCCTcctaacatacatatctattctaTTCTCTCTATCTACTTACTCCTATCACtacattctcaaaatttcattcacaccacaagaccctttgaatgaacagcacatggaatttATGTCTCCACACCAtccatttgtaataacaaaatatgaactccaaTTGGAATCTACATACCATGCACAAGAAGTATTTCTACCCATTTTACACAGCATTTTCCTCGGATAATGGAACTACAActgtaacatcctacatatatttttatttttacctttattctcttatttccctttatacttcctttatccctccttttccaaaataactccttatattgaactttactatttccctctagttaactcTCTTACATCATCTCTgaaagggatatccctaatatcccagaaacagctgtaaaactacctttctctttataaatgtcctataaattccacacagccttagTTAtgctgtctcattttatttaacatgcatacatacatgtatacatacatgcatacatacatacatacatacatacatacatacatacatacatacatacatacatacatacatacatacgtaaagaattcatgtttttatttctttaagaaatattgtttaattctgtttgattatttattaaaaatatgtatgtatttaactattattagattaagtttaaatttaattgtaattcgaattgaagttatagccacgaaacgtacgtagtcttgttacttattatatactgtttatttattattatgtactttttgtgatctagataaatgttttatcatatattttatttttttctatatggtatgttttatgtctatcattgtttgaattatataatagtggtttttctctaatatatatatatatatacgtatatgtatatatgtgtgtgtgtgtattaatatgcataacacacaaacatatatatatatatgtgtgtgtgtgtgtgtgtgtgtgtgtgtgtgtgtgtgtgtgcgtgtgtgtgtgtgtgtgtgtgtgtgtgtgtgtgcgtgcgtgtgtgtgtgtggtgtgtgtgtgcgtgtgtattatatgcttagcaataatattttttatgttttaaccAATCGGTTCAACCGAAAAAAATTCTGCCTGAaggaaatttaaattaatacacacacacacacacacacacacacacacacacacacacacacacacacaacaacaacaacaacaacaacaacaacaacaacaacaacaacaacaacaacaacaacaacaacaacaacaacaacaacaacaacaacaagaagcacTGATAGAACCCATCAACTTACGACCCAGATGTACacaggaaactgaaattaaattgTTGACTTTTCATTTCCTGTTTGTGGACAACAGTGCGTGTGTATACTCATGTACAATCGTGAATATTCATTAAATACACTTTTGTCCCGAATGTCATTTATGTATGACATTTGGGATTAATTTCGGGTGAGATTCTGTTGTAATTTTCTTAAGCACGTTTCAATGACAATTCAAACCATTTCCTTTTGACTATCTTGAAATTTTCATTGACAAATGAAAGTTATGTCCATGCCTGATAAGATTTGCCGTAGAAAGATTGTGTTACTATGCTGTTACTTTCCGTTTCTGAGTTCATTTCTCATCATGGTCGACATCCGCTTTCCTCACTCCTAAGTCAGTGAGTAAATTGGCAAAGGTGGGCACCGTTAATCGAAAAGTAAACTTCACGAACCGTTAATCTGTTACCCAGAAAGTTAACTTCGATAACTATGAAccatttaattctttaaaaatgtaacGGAACTTATCGATTAACCGTTAACCGTTATTATCGATAATTTTtattacagaaaaaagaaaaaaagaacgcaGTTTCTGCTCTAAAACCACACAAAAACACCTTTAAAAAGGACCCTTTAAAAAGGGCCAATTCAACTGAATTGAAGCTAACGGATGTTAACTTAAGTTGACTTTAGTTGACAGAAGTTAAATGTAAAGGatgttacgaggggcgttcaataagtaatgtccctggcccacttcccatagcagtagagcaacgaaacttggcacagttattagtctttttctacataggaaccacccagagttacgcatttctcccatcgtttgatgcagctctggagaccgtttttgtagaagaccccagcttggtcctccaacctcaacgtgacttcagaaatcaaggctgcatcatctgggaaacgctttcctttcaaaaacaacttcatgattgggaagaggtgaaaatcagagggtgcaaggtcaggaaagtaggggggtgggggaggagttcatagccgcacgcctgtgcttctgatctggcgacaagcgagttgtggaccggagcgttgtcctgcaggaggaggatgcctttgctgatcttgccccgcctcttgattttgatagcttctcttaatttcctcaaaagtgaagcataataggctcctgtaattgtggtaccctttgccaggaaatctgtcatcactactccgtcctggtcccagaagactgtgagcatgaccttgccagcggagggctgcacccttgccttctttggaggaggtgagtcacggtgcttccactgcattgactgggctttggtctctggatcatagtgatggacccaagtTTCATCCTCTGTAATCAGTCTTctaaaaaattttgactcatcttcttgacacatctccaaattcatcctcgagcactcgacgcgttcttgcttctggaaaggtgtgagcaacctgggaatccatctggcagacaccttttgcatatgcaaatggtcatgaatgatagtttccacagacccggtactaatcttgacctcatgggctatctAGCGAATAGTTATACgttgatcttccaaaatggcagcctcaacttgacggacagatgcctcatcaatggcagaaggggggcgaccagatctgggagctgtttctacagagttccgaccatgtttaaattcacgatgccagcgttttacaaggtcatatgatggagcatcatcaccataagttactttcatttcatcaaaagtctcccgtggtgtgcgtcctttcaaatacaaaaaccggatcactgctcgacactcaactggctccatttcacacttgactctgttcaaacacctgtaaatcagaaaccacaattagttcagagctgtaatttgccacttaatctatagagatatagctagatcaaacaactgcaagtgggtcagaagcattacttattgaacgtccctcgtaattGGTTCGATATTGATTTCCAAAAGTTAAATCGTTAATAAAACCGTTAATTTCGTTAATTAACGACTAACGGATTAACTGTTTGGTGTCCAGGTTTGTAAATTGGACACTAACCAAAGTCTGTTGAGCATCATGATAAAATGGAAGATTTGTCAGCGTACAGGGCAGAATGCGCTGTGAAATTGGTCTCGGCTTATTGCGCTCTAAGGTCGCAATCCAGGAATATCGGATGAGAtgctgttacacattcatatctatgtgtatacgtaggtatacgtgtgtagaatatatccccacttttggcactattttgttagtaaaCTGTACGAACTGTgtttaaagtatatatgtattactacgCCGAATGTTGACAGTTCATGTAacaagtaaagtaaataaacacgtaaaacaataacaatgccttCGTTTGAGTTGTCTATCACCCATCGAGAACGAAACTACACAtaacatggtggcagcggtgggatgtattctacacacgtatacctacgtatacacatagatatgaatgtgtaacagatGCCTTGCGACATTTGTTCTGCCCCTCTCTGTATTCTGAGTTCTTGGTTGCCGGTTTAACACTGCTGTCTGGTTCTTGGATGTctttaaaatgtttgttgaaaTATTCAAGCAAAGTCTTTGGTTTTACGaaaattctctctgtctctcttttatcAGTTTCTGGgactttgaaaaaataaagagaCATGGATTCTGGCCTTCCTTTCATGACTAAACGATGAAAATAAGTCGTTATACGATAACAAGggctaataaaaaataaagtagaagACTTAGACAAATACTATAATTCATTTTATCATATCAAAGAACCAGAATTTGCTATCGTCGAATCAATTGCTTTCTTTTTCGTTAAAGCATTCAGATCGTCATGTAATCTTATGAGTACTGATTGGCTTGGTTGGGGACAAAAATCTCCTGTCATGTTAGAATATTCATCAAACATTGCAGTTCATGCGGTGAAATTAATGCTTCACTGATGAGGTCATAATAAAACCGAAACAATCTTGGAGTTGTCTTCCGTACAAGccgaaataataaaaatttatattagtcATTGACTAATACTTCCTCCTCATCACGTAAGTAATATTAGCTTTTTAATTTTAGCCTTTTAATATTGTTTGCATTAAACTTTCGCTTCCATTCTttggcggtgtgtgtgtgtgtgtgtggtgggggtaaatgaaaataaagtacgAGTGAAATATTGAGGTCGATTGTATGAATCCTCtactccccctcccctcaaaattgctgtccttgtttgGTAATAACTCACTGACAACAACTCTCAcgcttatataaatatttaaaaaagcagACAGTTGCCTTTCAGcttatacaaccaccaccaccaccaccaccactataaccactactattaccaccttcgccatcaccacagccaccactactggtaccatcattaccatcatactACTACAACTGCCACCCATATCGCTTCCgctgtcgccgccgccgccgccgccgccaccaccaccaccaccaccaccaccaccaccaccacgactactactactactactactactactactactactactactactactactactactattttgtaATTCAGGCATGACACTACAGTGTTGCTGAAGAAGCTTCCAATATCATGCGACCAAACAATATTCGAGCAAAGAGCACTGCTCTGCAATGGATTCCTGAAAGTGAGCAGATTTAAGAAGAAATAGGAAGACATACTCAAAGTTGTATAAATGATTTACGGATAAAAAAGAAATAGGATAAAGCATCCTCTGGTTCAACCCGCCCTTTAACATAAATGAAGTGACAAATATGGCAAAGCATCCTTAACACTTCCCAAATGACCATAGATACCCCATGCTTACAGGATCAATACACGAATTAACTGCAGCTGCACAAAGAACCAAAACTTCGCCATCCAATCTATAATTTTCAGAAATCCGCAGCAAAATGTAGATGCAATTTGAACGCAATAAAACCAAGGCCCCTAAGTGGTAATTGGTAAGCAAAACAATATAGGAGTGTAAAATACGGAGAAAACTACATCAGAGCAACAAACGGGTCACACCGGATAAGCTGCTGAAGGAAGACGATGTCTCTGATGAAGCACATTTGGAACATGAGGAGGATATAGCTTAGAAAATAACAGTTATATAAATCCTTCCAGATAGACTCTCTACGGGTCTcagaaaaatattacataattCGCAACAAATGTGCGTTCAATAGAAGGAATTAAATGAAAATCAACAAACTATCCCACAGAAAAGAATGAGAATTTAGAGACACCAGATATAAAATGAAAGCCCACCAAAATGTATCAAAAGCATTTTTAGCGACATCAGATATAAAATAACACATTATGTAGTAGACAGAATCACAACTTTAATAAAACAGGATGTGTGACGTAATCGACAAACAGACAAAGGACAAACTCTGCTGAAGAAGGCGGCCAATAGAAAGCGACAAGTGAAATAAGTCGTGCAGAACAGCGCTGAGTATAAAACCGAAACAGGATGCGACCACACAATTAATTCAGATAACTGaaataacaatgtatatattatatatatatatatatatatataatatatatatatatatatatatatatatatatatatgtatgtatgtatgtatgtatgtatgtatgtatgtatgtatgtacgtacgtacgtatgtatgtattatgcatgtatttataagcTCTAGGCCTTCACAGttaacgcacgcacacgcacacatttacacacacacacacacatacgcacactcactcactgtTCATTT harbors:
- the LOC118766683 gene encoding uncharacterized protein LOC118766683, producing the protein MVVRLILLVLFAYITLAQHLVPLVVSKWADKHHKIMHRAGATDKKTVLLNEGDTLNLSLCVRRTAFYSIASICYSNDGFSDNIIATLDGIPIGNFTSKTNSKYGVLWNNFYISDRITESMVLETGVHHLELFVHNSDKYGIEIDSVNIETNDTTVGESILACYLQCLANFDSTKEKLQCSARSNMELVQRSFPTLCAEQDNIDIALFHPNILKYRIVASYPKYNTSLNLKHAEFKNCENLSPSLLWRLSEKEKTDSSLRSTLMSFKFRIKKKIPFVFKIEFNLKGKAEGLIDSDVGSVLDMHFTNVEGHFSVGCSYTIRGGHLSPSISYLITPGHRNQTWGIPDYTWSEHQWNAISCRIASASDQTINIKYIQLSRRNERGEKQSYIYKDDDIIIKGVNVDFWWRRPKTILINYKNKYFPNIDFVVIYRRVPTTANFHQIFVLYQDGNSRTLPLPPEEVDWIPFGSSVIIGQSNLSDYRPVSEITRIQIMEVIKDRVRLKVNYYDGGAAIINILSKRSVTEILVTPLIYKRSLSTFPFARFRSMWIIDGQCDVDHLRTDNNRPRGILDGWRNMKGCKVNFFRMCQSSHLTPSPDIMIEILP